A window of the Arthrobacter sp. Marseille-P9274 genome harbors these coding sequences:
- a CDS encoding NCS2 family permease, which yields MAISILPKGGPRLSSGLLDRYFQITERGSSVGREFRGGLVTFFTMAYIVILNPLILGGFGPGSAPVDVAGNWLPAAQVGAVTGLTAGVMTILFGLVANLPFGLAAGLGINSFLAVSVIQDVTWPEAMGLVVINGILIVVFGMTGARTAIFRAIPQDLKAAITVGIGLFITFIGFVDSGFVRRTEGGPPVQLGNDGSITSLPTLVFVAGLLVMGALIARKVQGGLLIGIVATTVLAAVLEAVLKLGPASDSNPGGWHLNTPVLEGHIVSVPDLSLVGQFDLFGSFGRIGALAATMLVFTLVFTNFFDAMGTMTGLAKSAGVAHADGTFPRLKSAFIIEGFGAVAGGASSGSSNTVYVDSAAGIGEGARTGLASVVTGTLFLGAMFLTPLTSVVPIEVAAAALVVVGTLMAAQIREIDFSRFSIGMPAFLTMITMPLTYSIANGIGVGFIVWVLVHSATGKARSIHPLMWLVAAGFLVYFARGPISLLLGG from the coding sequence ATGGCTATCTCGATCCTTCCCAAGGGCGGCCCGCGTCTTTCCAGCGGCCTGCTGGACCGGTACTTCCAGATCACCGAGCGCGGCTCAAGCGTCGGCCGCGAGTTCCGCGGCGGCCTGGTCACCTTCTTCACGATGGCTTACATCGTCATCCTCAATCCGCTCATCCTCGGTGGTTTCGGCCCGGGCTCGGCCCCGGTCGACGTCGCCGGCAACTGGCTACCCGCCGCGCAGGTAGGAGCGGTTACCGGGCTGACCGCCGGCGTGATGACCATCCTCTTCGGACTGGTCGCCAACCTGCCGTTCGGCCTCGCCGCGGGCCTGGGCATCAACTCCTTCCTCGCCGTTTCCGTGATCCAGGACGTCACCTGGCCCGAGGCAATGGGGCTGGTGGTGATCAACGGCATCCTGATCGTCGTGTTCGGCATGACCGGCGCGCGGACCGCGATCTTCCGGGCCATACCGCAGGACTTGAAGGCCGCCATCACGGTGGGCATCGGCCTGTTCATCACGTTCATCGGCTTCGTGGACTCCGGCTTCGTCCGGCGCACCGAGGGCGGCCCGCCGGTCCAGCTGGGCAACGACGGCTCCATCACGTCGCTGCCGACGCTCGTTTTTGTCGCGGGCTTGCTGGTCATGGGCGCCCTGATCGCCCGGAAGGTCCAGGGCGGGCTGCTCATCGGCATCGTCGCCACCACGGTACTGGCAGCAGTACTGGAGGCAGTCCTGAAGCTCGGTCCGGCATCGGACAGCAATCCCGGCGGCTGGCACCTGAACACCCCGGTGCTCGAGGGACACATCGTCTCGGTTCCTGACCTCAGCCTGGTCGGCCAGTTCGACCTGTTCGGCTCCTTCGGCCGGATCGGCGCGCTGGCGGCGACCATGTTGGTGTTCACCCTCGTCTTCACCAACTTCTTCGACGCCATGGGCACCATGACCGGGCTGGCCAAGAGCGCCGGAGTCGCGCACGCAGACGGAACCTTTCCGCGACTGAAGTCCGCCTTCATCATCGAGGGCTTCGGGGCGGTGGCCGGCGGTGCCTCTTCCGGATCCTCCAACACGGTCTACGTGGACTCGGCCGCCGGCATCGGCGAGGGCGCCCGCACGGGCCTGGCTTCGGTGGTCACCGGCACATTGTTCCTCGGGGCCATGTTCCTCACGCCGCTGACCTCGGTGGTGCCTATCGAAGTGGCCGCCGCGGCGCTCGTCGTCGTCGGTACCCTCATGGCTGCGCAGATCCGCGAAATCGACTTCAGCCGGTTCTCCATCGGCATGCCGGCCTTCCTGACCATGATCACCATGCCGCTGACCTACTCGATCGCCAACGGGATCGGCGTCGGCTTCATCGTCTGGGTGCTCGTGCACTCCGCGACCGGCAAGGCCCGCAGTATCCACCCGCTGATGTGGCTGGTCGCCGCAGGCTTCCTGGTGTATTTCGCCCGGGGACCGATCAGCCTCCTGCTCGGCGGCTAG
- a CDS encoding XdhC family protein, with protein MLNFGPELHAWLDSDRQLAVATVVAATGSVPRPVGTSMLVASDGAVLGSLSGGCVEGAVVESALDALATALPRREYFGFSREDAFAAGLTCGGELEVHIAPAGGNRYDGGLPLALLSRLASLGPQEPVALVRRIDEGGCGALLVPDPQQFHAADWLPELRRLAGSGAAARSAAAQLSVLLPSGGSGVLRLPSGVDDCTGEPPALLVETRLPAPRLLVFGASDFGAALLPQAKLLGYHVTLCDARPAFARQPRFAAADEVAVDWPHRYLATEAAAGRVDSRTVICILTHDPKFDLPLLRTALDLELAYLGAMGSQRSHRQRVRDLLAEGVRREDLERLHSPIGLDLQAATPAEVGVSIIAQVIASRNSAATGQPLSVRSGPIHTPAAGAAANSSRTPAVVLSLPAGEKLALTRA; from the coding sequence ATGTTGAATTTTGGACCCGAGCTGCACGCCTGGCTCGACTCCGACCGGCAGTTGGCGGTGGCCACGGTGGTTGCCGCCACCGGCTCCGTGCCGCGGCCGGTGGGCACGTCCATGCTGGTCGCGTCCGACGGCGCGGTACTCGGCTCGCTGTCCGGCGGCTGCGTTGAGGGCGCGGTGGTCGAGTCCGCGCTGGACGCCCTCGCCACCGCACTGCCGCGCCGCGAGTACTTCGGCTTCAGCCGCGAGGACGCCTTCGCGGCCGGCCTCACCTGCGGCGGCGAGCTGGAGGTGCATATCGCTCCGGCAGGCGGGAACAGGTACGACGGCGGCCTGCCCCTTGCGCTGCTGTCCCGCCTTGCGTCCCTCGGGCCGCAGGAACCGGTGGCCCTGGTGCGCCGCATCGACGAAGGCGGCTGCGGGGCGCTGCTGGTTCCCGACCCGCAGCAGTTTCACGCCGCCGACTGGCTGCCCGAACTGCGCCGCCTGGCCGGTTCCGGTGCGGCCGCCCGGTCTGCGGCGGCACAGCTCTCCGTCCTGCTGCCCTCCGGCGGAAGCGGAGTGCTGCGCCTTCCCTCCGGCGTCGACGACTGCACCGGTGAACCGCCGGCGCTGCTGGTCGAAACCCGGCTGCCCGCGCCGAGGCTGCTCGTCTTCGGTGCCAGCGATTTCGGTGCGGCGCTGCTGCCGCAGGCCAAGCTGCTCGGCTACCACGTGACGCTGTGCGACGCCCGGCCCGCCTTCGCCCGCCAGCCGCGCTTCGCCGCAGCAGACGAGGTGGCCGTCGACTGGCCGCACCGCTACCTGGCAACGGAGGCAGCCGCGGGCCGAGTCGACAGCCGCACGGTGATCTGCATCCTCACACACGATCCGAAGTTCGACCTCCCGCTGCTGCGCACGGCGCTGGACCTCGAGCTGGCTTATCTGGGCGCCATGGGCTCCCAGCGCAGCCACCGCCAGCGCGTGCGGGACCTGCTGGCCGAAGGCGTCCGCCGGGAGGACCTCGAGCGGCTGCATTCGCCGATCGGCCTCGACCTGCAGGCAGCCACCCCCGCCGAGGTCGGGGTCTCGATCATCGCCCAGGTCATCGCGTCCCGGAACAGCGCCGCCACCGGCCAGCCGCTGTCAGTGCGGAGCGGACCGATCCACACTCCCGCGGCCGGTGCGGCTGCGAACAGCAGCCGGACACCCGCCGTCGTACTTTCCCTCCCGGCCGGCGAAAAGCTGGCCCTCACCCGTGCATAG
- a CDS encoding FAD binding domain-containing protein, which produces MDMNTIEAVLPTADPAHWQPGDAWLGGGTVLFSYGSTTLRRLLDLGQAGWEPVTVFGDGIALAATCTIATLYQVPDSPGLAALWPALDLVRPCCDAFVASFKIWNMSTVGGNICTSLPAGPMTSLCSALDGVATILSRDGGSRTLPVAELVTGDATNALAPGELLRSVHLPAHALSARTAFRRLSLSNLGRSGVLLIGRQDLDGVFVLTVTAATKRPVQLRFPAARLPGPRQLQDALDVAIEPGLYHDDIHGLPEWRRDMTHRLAEEIRAELLAEPAERSA; this is translated from the coding sequence ATGGATATGAACACCATCGAAGCCGTGCTGCCGACCGCGGACCCCGCACACTGGCAGCCCGGCGATGCCTGGCTGGGCGGCGGCACTGTGCTGTTCTCGTACGGCAGCACCACGCTGCGCCGGCTCCTCGACCTCGGACAGGCCGGCTGGGAGCCTGTGACCGTCTTCGGCGACGGCATCGCGCTCGCCGCCACCTGCACCATCGCTACCCTGTACCAGGTGCCGGACTCCCCCGGCCTCGCCGCGCTGTGGCCCGCGCTGGACCTTGTGCGGCCATGCTGCGATGCGTTCGTCGCGTCCTTCAAGATCTGGAACATGTCCACGGTGGGCGGAAACATCTGCACCTCACTGCCGGCCGGGCCGATGACCTCGCTCTGCTCCGCGCTGGATGGAGTGGCCACCATCCTCTCCCGGGATGGCGGCAGCCGGACCCTGCCCGTGGCCGAACTGGTCACCGGGGATGCCACCAATGCGCTGGCGCCCGGCGAGCTGCTGCGCAGCGTCCACCTGCCGGCCCACGCGCTGTCCGCCCGGACCGCGTTCCGCCGCCTATCGCTGAGCAACCTGGGCCGCTCCGGCGTCCTGCTCATCGGCCGCCAGGACCTGGACGGGGTGTTCGTGCTGACCGTGACCGCGGCAACCAAGCGCCCGGTCCAGCTGCGCTTTCCCGCCGCCCGCCTGCCCGGGCCGCGGCAGCTGCAGGACGCCCTGGACGTGGCCATCGAACCCGGGCTCTACCACGACGACATCCACGGCCTGCCCGAGTGGCGCCGCGACATGACCCACCGGCTGGCGGAAGAAATCCGCGCCGAACTGCTGGCTGAGCCGGCGGAAAGGAGCGCCTGA
- a CDS encoding molybdopterin cofactor-binding domain-containing protein has protein sequence MAIEINGEPYANTPRPGQCLRTFLRAEGMLGVKKGCDGGDCGACTVHVDGEPVHSCIYPAVRAEGRSVTTIEGLAGEDGLHPMQQQFLDAQGFQCGFCSAGMIMTAATFSEEQKQNLPRNLKGNLCRCTGYRAIEDAVLGRDGGSCSHPADGDCALDAPAGAGTAEGAGRAKAPRAVGADTPAPAGPAVVTGTARYTLDVPAEQLLALLHLKLARSPHAHARIRGIRTEAALAVPGVVAVFTHEDAPVQPFSTAQHELYADDPDDTRVLDDVVRFKGQRVAAVVADSVAAAEAGVRALEVDYELLPAVFDPAAALAPGAPLLHADKPAESRIAVPERNIVAEVHTEIGDISAALAAADAVHEETYRTHRVQHVALETHAAIAWTGPDGSLAVRSSTQVPFLVRRTLARIFALDEDRVRVTAGRVGGGFGGKQEVLTEDIVALAALRLGRPVQLELTRSEQFTATTTRHPFSIAVRAAARKDGTLTALAVDVTTDTGAYGNHAPGVMFHGCSESIAVYRCAAKKVDARAVYTNTVPAGAFRGYGLSQMIFAVESALDELARTLGLDPLEFKRRNMVSEGDELLSLHAEPEEDVICGSYGLDQCVDLVRSALDRGRERGAGGQDLGAEWLVGEGTALSMIATVPPRGHFAHSVIRLEADGYLLDVGTAEFGNGTTTVHAQLAAEALGVAPSVVRIRQSDTALTEHDTGAFGSTGTVVAGRATLAAAQELAARLRTLAAELTGRPARHCVPGPEGVDCGDRVLGFAELAAAATRQGGPLQTEGRWGGTPRSIAFNVQGFRVAVHSGTGELAILQSVQAADAGVVVNPRQCRGQIEGGIAQALGAALYEEVRIDDGGAVTTDILRQYHIPTFADVPRSEVYFARTSDTLGPLGAKSMSESPYNPVAPALANALRDATGLRFTSLPLARDRIYLALKAAGRVPADTAGQVSASKAAAGMAG, from the coding sequence ATGGCGATCGAGATCAACGGCGAACCGTACGCCAACACACCCCGGCCCGGCCAGTGCCTGCGCACCTTCCTGCGCGCGGAGGGCATGCTCGGCGTAAAAAAGGGGTGCGACGGCGGTGACTGCGGTGCGTGCACCGTGCATGTCGACGGCGAACCCGTGCACAGCTGCATCTACCCCGCCGTGCGCGCCGAGGGCCGGTCCGTCACGACGATCGAGGGCTTGGCCGGCGAGGACGGGCTGCACCCGATGCAGCAGCAATTCCTCGACGCCCAGGGCTTCCAGTGCGGGTTCTGCTCCGCAGGGATGATCATGACCGCGGCGACGTTCAGCGAGGAGCAGAAGCAGAATCTGCCGCGCAACCTGAAGGGCAACCTCTGCCGCTGCACCGGCTACCGGGCCATCGAGGACGCCGTCCTGGGCCGCGACGGCGGCAGCTGCTCCCATCCGGCGGACGGGGACTGCGCGCTGGATGCCCCGGCAGGAGCCGGGACTGCGGAAGGCGCCGGGCGAGCCAAAGCACCCCGCGCCGTCGGTGCGGACACCCCCGCCCCCGCCGGCCCCGCCGTCGTTACCGGCACCGCGCGTTACACTCTGGACGTCCCGGCGGAGCAGCTGCTCGCGCTGCTGCACCTTAAGCTGGCCCGCTCGCCGCACGCGCACGCCCGGATCCGTGGCATCAGGACCGAGGCGGCACTGGCGGTGCCCGGCGTCGTCGCCGTCTTCACACACGAGGACGCACCCGTGCAGCCGTTCTCCACCGCCCAGCACGAACTGTATGCGGACGACCCGGACGACACCCGCGTGCTGGACGACGTGGTCCGGTTCAAGGGGCAGCGGGTCGCCGCCGTCGTCGCCGATTCCGTCGCCGCTGCCGAGGCCGGAGTGCGCGCGCTCGAGGTGGACTATGAGCTGCTGCCCGCGGTCTTCGATCCGGCCGCCGCGCTGGCGCCGGGTGCGCCGCTGCTGCATGCGGACAAGCCGGCGGAGTCGCGCATCGCCGTGCCCGAGCGCAACATCGTGGCCGAAGTGCACACCGAGATCGGCGATATCTCCGCAGCCTTGGCCGCCGCGGACGCGGTCCACGAGGAAACCTACCGGACCCACCGCGTGCAGCACGTGGCGCTGGAGACGCACGCGGCCATCGCGTGGACCGGACCGGACGGCTCACTGGCGGTGCGTTCCTCCACCCAGGTGCCGTTCCTGGTCCGCCGCACGCTCGCGCGGATCTTCGCCCTGGACGAGGACCGGGTCCGGGTCACCGCCGGACGGGTCGGCGGCGGATTCGGCGGGAAGCAGGAGGTTCTGACCGAGGACATTGTGGCCCTGGCCGCGCTGAGGCTGGGCCGGCCGGTGCAGCTGGAACTGACCCGCAGCGAGCAGTTCACCGCCACCACCACACGGCATCCGTTCAGCATCGCCGTGCGCGCCGCCGCCCGGAAGGACGGCACGCTCACCGCGCTGGCGGTCGACGTCACCACGGATACCGGGGCATATGGCAACCACGCGCCGGGCGTGATGTTCCACGGTTGCAGCGAATCCATCGCGGTCTACCGGTGCGCCGCGAAGAAAGTGGACGCCCGCGCCGTCTACACCAACACCGTGCCGGCCGGCGCCTTCCGCGGCTATGGCCTGAGCCAGATGATCTTCGCCGTCGAGTCCGCGCTGGACGAACTCGCCCGCACCCTGGGGCTGGACCCGCTGGAGTTCAAACGCCGCAATATGGTCTCCGAGGGCGACGAATTGCTCTCGCTGCACGCGGAGCCGGAAGAGGATGTCATCTGCGGCAGCTACGGGCTGGACCAGTGCGTTGATTTGGTCCGCAGCGCGCTGGACCGCGGCCGCGAGCGCGGAGCCGGCGGGCAGGACCTCGGCGCGGAGTGGCTCGTTGGCGAGGGCACCGCGCTGTCCATGATCGCCACGGTCCCTCCGCGCGGCCACTTCGCGCACAGCGTCATCCGGCTGGAGGCGGACGGCTACCTGCTGGACGTCGGCACCGCCGAGTTTGGCAACGGCACCACCACCGTGCACGCACAGCTGGCCGCCGAGGCCTTGGGCGTGGCGCCGTCGGTCGTGCGGATCCGGCAGTCGGACACCGCCCTGACCGAGCACGACACCGGCGCGTTCGGCTCCACCGGCACTGTCGTCGCCGGTAGGGCGACCCTCGCCGCGGCACAGGAGCTCGCCGCCCGGCTGCGCACACTCGCCGCCGAGCTGACCGGCAGGCCGGCGCGGCACTGCGTCCCGGGCCCCGAGGGCGTGGACTGCGGGGACCGGGTTCTCGGTTTCGCGGAGCTGGCCGCGGCCGCCACGCGGCAGGGCGGACCGCTGCAAACCGAGGGCCGCTGGGGCGGAACGCCTCGCTCGATTGCGTTCAACGTCCAGGGTTTCCGGGTCGCCGTGCACTCCGGCACCGGGGAACTCGCGATCCTGCAGAGCGTGCAGGCGGCCGACGCCGGCGTCGTCGTCAACCCCCGCCAGTGCCGTGGCCAGATCGAAGGCGGCATCGCCCAGGCCCTCGGCGCCGCGCTCTACGAAGAGGTGAGGATTGACGACGGCGGCGCCGTCACCACAGACATCCTGCGGCAGTACCACATCCCTACCTTCGCGGACGTCCCGCGCAGCGAGGTCTACTTCGCCAGGACCTCGGACACCCTGGGCCCGCTCGGCGCGAAGTCGATGAGCGAAAGCCCGTACAACCCGGTCGCTCCCGCGCTAGCCAATGCCCTGCGGGACGCTACCGGCCTCCGCTTCACCTCGCTGCCGCTCGCCCGCGACCGCATCTACCTGGCCCTCAAAGCCGCCGGCCGAGTCCCTGCCGACACCGCCGGCCAGGTGTCGGCGTCGAAGGCAGCGGCGGGCATGGCGGGATAG
- a CDS encoding 8-oxoguanine deaminase: MAERIWIRNPLAVFTANTEDAAGGFVVEGGTIAELVPAGREPQTCWGSVFDAGAHVVLPGLVNTHHHFYQTLTRAWRPVVNVPLFPWLVNLYPVWARLTPEALRLATKAALAELLLSGCTTAADHHYLFPAGMEDSVDVQVEVVRELGMRAMLTRGSMTLGEDDGGLPPQRVVQSPEVILEDSERLIGRYHERGPGAQIQIALAPCSPFSVTPEIMKDSAALAESHDVRLHTHLAETIDEEQFCLERFGLRTVDYLENVGWLGPRTWLGHGIHFNDDEVARLGAAGIGVAHCPSSNMRLASGICRAVELEDAGVHVGIGVDGSASNDGSNMILEAKQALYLQRLRYGAELATPERALGWATKGSALALGRTDIGEIAVGKQADLAFFTLDGLRFSGSHDPLSALLLCGADRADRVMVGGRWRVIDGRVEGLDLDGLIADHSAAACQLLAEA; the protein is encoded by the coding sequence ATGGCCGAACGAATCTGGATCCGCAACCCGCTGGCCGTCTTCACCGCAAACACGGAGGACGCTGCCGGCGGTTTCGTCGTTGAAGGCGGCACCATCGCGGAGCTCGTGCCCGCAGGCCGGGAGCCGCAGACCTGCTGGGGCTCGGTATTCGATGCCGGCGCCCATGTGGTGCTGCCGGGCCTGGTCAACACGCACCACCACTTCTACCAAACCCTCACGCGGGCCTGGCGGCCGGTGGTCAACGTACCGTTGTTCCCCTGGCTGGTCAACCTCTATCCCGTCTGGGCCCGGCTGACCCCCGAGGCCCTCCGGCTCGCCACCAAGGCCGCGCTGGCCGAGCTGCTGCTCTCCGGCTGCACCACGGCCGCCGATCACCACTACCTCTTCCCCGCCGGGATGGAGGATTCGGTGGACGTGCAGGTGGAGGTGGTCCGGGAGTTGGGCATGCGGGCCATGCTCACCAGGGGCAGCATGACTTTGGGCGAGGACGACGGCGGTCTGCCGCCGCAGCGGGTGGTCCAGTCGCCGGAGGTGATCCTCGAGGACAGCGAACGGTTGATCGGCCGCTACCACGAGCGCGGGCCGGGTGCGCAGATCCAGATCGCGCTGGCGCCGTGCTCGCCGTTCTCGGTGACCCCGGAGATCATGAAGGACAGCGCTGCCCTGGCCGAGTCGCATGACGTCCGGCTGCACACGCACCTGGCGGAGACCATCGATGAGGAGCAGTTCTGCCTGGAACGGTTCGGCCTGCGGACGGTCGACTACCTCGAGAACGTCGGATGGCTGGGGCCGCGGACCTGGCTGGGGCATGGCATCCATTTCAACGATGATGAAGTGGCGAGGCTCGGTGCCGCCGGCATCGGCGTGGCACACTGCCCCAGCTCCAACATGCGGCTGGCCTCCGGGATCTGCCGCGCGGTGGAGCTGGAGGACGCCGGCGTGCACGTCGGGATCGGCGTGGACGGATCCGCCTCGAACGACGGCTCGAACATGATCCTCGAGGCCAAGCAGGCCCTGTACCTGCAACGGCTGCGCTACGGGGCGGAGCTGGCGACCCCGGAGCGGGCTCTCGGCTGGGCCACCAAGGGCTCTGCCCTGGCCCTGGGCCGCACCGACATCGGCGAGATCGCAGTGGGGAAGCAGGCCGACCTCGCGTTCTTCACACTGGACGGCCTCCGGTTCTCCGGCAGCCACGACCCGCTCTCGGCGCTGCTGCTCTGCGGCGCCGACCGGGCCGACCGCGTCATGGTCGGCGGTCGCTGGCGCGTCATTGACGGCCGCGTCGAAGGGCTCGACCTCGACGGCCTGATCGCCGACCACTCGGCAGCAGCCTGCCAGCTCCTCGCAGAAGCGTAG
- a CDS encoding nucleobase:cation symporter-2 family protein: MNAAKATTKTLTAQRPEDERLPVGRSFTYGLQHVLTMYGGIIAVPLIVGNAAGLSQDEIALLIASCLFVGGAATILQSYGVKFFGSQLPLVQGVSFAGVATMTAILSGGGGIQMVFGSVLVASVIGLVIAPFFAKVIRFFPPVVTGVIITTIGLTLMPVAANWAMGGNAQAENYGSLPNIGLAALTLALVLLLSKLGNAAISRLSILLAIVAGTVIAALLGMADFSNVGNGAIFAIPQPFAFGWPVFDVAAIISMTIVILVTMTETTADILAVGEIAKTKVDSRRIADGLRADMLSSALAPVFNSFTQTAFAQNVGLVAITGVKSRFVVTAGGAIMLVLGLLPVLGRVVAAVPTPVLGGAGIVLFGTVAASGIRTLSKVDYKDNMNMVIVAVSLAFGMIPVVKPEFYDQFPTWFGIIFHSGISSAAIMAVLLNLLFNQLKAGNSEKQSTLVASPPRMVRVEELHALEEGDYYQGGKLIAADGTEIPVVTAQQYQVVKEKLDRGEVTCPEDIRRICEEEVSDEPDAGIRPAGKDN; encoded by the coding sequence GTGAATGCAGCAAAAGCCACAACCAAGACTTTAACCGCACAAAGACCTGAGGACGAACGCCTGCCGGTGGGCAGGTCCTTCACGTACGGTCTCCAGCACGTCCTCACAATGTACGGCGGCATCATTGCGGTCCCGCTGATCGTGGGGAACGCAGCCGGACTATCCCAGGACGAAATCGCACTTCTGATCGCCAGCTGCCTTTTCGTGGGCGGCGCGGCCACCATCCTGCAGAGCTATGGAGTGAAGTTCTTCGGCTCGCAGCTTCCGCTGGTCCAAGGCGTCTCCTTCGCCGGCGTCGCCACGATGACCGCGATCCTCAGCGGCGGCGGCGGAATCCAGATGGTCTTCGGATCCGTCCTGGTGGCCTCCGTGATCGGCCTGGTGATCGCCCCGTTCTTCGCCAAGGTCATCCGGTTCTTCCCGCCGGTCGTCACGGGCGTCATCATCACCACGATCGGCCTGACCCTGATGCCTGTGGCGGCCAACTGGGCCATGGGGGGCAACGCACAGGCCGAGAACTATGGCAGCCTGCCCAACATCGGGCTGGCAGCCCTGACACTGGCACTGGTCCTGCTGCTGAGCAAACTCGGCAACGCCGCCATCTCCCGGCTGTCCATCCTGCTGGCCATCGTCGCCGGCACCGTCATCGCGGCACTGCTGGGGATGGCCGACTTCTCCAACGTGGGCAACGGGGCCATCTTCGCCATCCCGCAGCCGTTCGCCTTCGGCTGGCCGGTCTTCGACGTGGCCGCCATCATCTCGATGACCATCGTTATCCTCGTGACCATGACGGAAACGACGGCGGACATCCTCGCCGTGGGCGAGATCGCCAAGACCAAGGTGGACTCCCGGCGTATCGCCGACGGGCTCCGCGCGGACATGCTCTCCAGCGCCCTCGCGCCGGTGTTCAACTCCTTCACCCAGACCGCCTTTGCGCAGAACGTGGGCCTGGTGGCGATCACCGGCGTGAAGAGCCGCTTTGTCGTCACCGCAGGCGGCGCCATCATGTTGGTGCTCGGGCTGCTGCCGGTGCTCGGCCGCGTCGTCGCCGCCGTGCCGACTCCCGTCCTGGGCGGCGCCGGCATCGTGCTCTTCGGCACGGTGGCCGCCAGCGGCATCCGCACGCTGTCCAAGGTGGACTACAAGGACAACATGAACATGGTCATTGTGGCCGTGTCGCTGGCCTTCGGCATGATCCCCGTGGTCAAGCCCGAGTTCTACGACCAGTTCCCCACCTGGTTCGGCATTATCTTCCACTCCGGCATCAGCTCCGCGGCAATCATGGCCGTGCTGCTGAACCTGCTCTTCAACCAGCTGAAGGCCGGCAATTCGGAGAAGCAGTCCACGCTGGTGGCCAGCCCCCCGCGGATGGTGCGCGTCGAGGAGCTGCACGCGCTCGAGGAAGGCGACTACTACCAGGGCGGCAAGCTGATCGCCGCGGACGGAACCGAGATTCCGGTCGTGACCGCCCAGCAGTACCAGGTGGTCAAGGAGAAGCTGGACCGGGGCGAGGTGACCTGCCCCGAGGACATCCGCCGGATCTGCGAGGAAGAGGTTTCGGACGAACCCGACGCCGGTATCCGCCCGGCCGGAAAGGACAACTGA
- the pucL gene encoding factor-independent urate hydroxylase, with protein sequence MTATAETSTGTKVVLGQNQYGKAEVRLVKVTRDTTRHEIQDLNVTSQLRGDFEAAHTAGDNAHVVATDTQKNTVYAFARDGFATTEEFLLRLGRHFTEGFDWVTGGRWAAQQFFWDRINDHDHAFSRNKSEVRTAVLEISGEEQSIVAGIEGLTVLKSTGSEFHGFPRDKYTTLQETTDRILATDVSARWRYNTVDVDFDAVYANVRGLLLKAFAETHSLALQQTMFEMGRAVIEAHPEIDEIKMSLPNKHHFLVDLQPFGQDNPNEVFFAADRPYGLIEATIQREGSRADHPIWANIAGFC encoded by the coding sequence ATGACTGCCACCGCAGAAACCTCAACCGGCACCAAGGTCGTCCTTGGACAGAACCAGTACGGCAAGGCCGAAGTCCGCCTCGTCAAGGTCACGCGCGACACCACCCGGCACGAGATCCAGGACCTTAACGTCACCTCGCAGCTGCGCGGCGACTTCGAGGCCGCCCACACTGCCGGCGACAACGCGCACGTGGTCGCCACCGACACGCAGAAGAACACAGTCTACGCCTTCGCCCGCGATGGCTTCGCCACCACCGAGGAGTTCCTGCTCCGGCTGGGCAGGCACTTCACCGAGGGCTTCGACTGGGTGACCGGCGGGCGCTGGGCGGCGCAGCAGTTCTTCTGGGACCGCATCAACGACCACGACCACGCCTTCTCCCGCAACAAGAGCGAGGTGCGCACGGCCGTACTCGAGATCTCGGGCGAAGAGCAGTCCATCGTCGCCGGGATCGAGGGCCTGACGGTCCTGAAGTCCACCGGTTCGGAGTTCCACGGCTTCCCGCGGGACAAGTACACCACCCTGCAGGAAACCACCGACCGCATCCTCGCCACGGATGTCAGCGCCCGCTGGCGCTACAACACGGTCGATGTGGACTTCGACGCCGTCTACGCGAACGTCCGCGGGCTGCTGCTGAAGGCCTTCGCCGAGACCCACTCGCTGGCCCTGCAGCAGACCATGTTCGAAATGGGCAGGGCCGTCATCGAGGCGCACCCGGAAATCGACGAAATCAAGATGTCCCTGCCGAACAAGCACCACTTCCTGGTGGACCTGCAGCCCTTCGGACAGGACAACCCCAACGAGGTGTTCTTCGCCGCCGACCGTCCCTACGGACTGATCGAAGCCACCATCCAGCGCGAGGGCTCGCGCGCTGACCACCCGATCTGGGCGAACATCGCCGGATTCTGCTAG
- the uraH gene encoding hydroxyisourate hydrolase produces the protein MSVSHVTTHILDTGTGRPASGVKATLEAKSATGWQEIASARTDNDGRIKNLGPEAVEAGIYRIVFETGPYFGQKGTETFFPFVELAFEVKEPAEHYHVPLLISPFAFSTYRGS, from the coding sequence ATGAGCGTCAGCCATGTCACTACCCACATTCTCGACACCGGGACCGGGAGGCCTGCCTCCGGTGTCAAGGCCACTCTGGAAGCCAAATCGGCAACCGGCTGGCAAGAAATCGCCTCGGCCCGTACGGACAATGACGGCCGTATCAAGAACTTGGGTCCCGAGGCGGTCGAAGCAGGGATATACCGGATCGTCTTCGAAACCGGGCCCTACTTCGGGCAGAAGGGAACGGAAACCTTCTTCCCGTTCGTGGAGCTGGCCTTCGAGGTGAAGGAACCGGCAGAGCACTACCACGTACCACTTCTCATCAGCCCGTTTGCATTCTCAACCTACCGAGGGAGTTAG